AGGCTATGAGTGAGGTAATGTTGAAGCCGACTCAATCCAAACTCATGCTTGATTGACTTTATCCTTGACTCAGCAGCATGGTACATGCAAATGGCTTTCCGATTAGTATTTTTTCCAAACAAAAGTCTGTTTATTTTTGAGTACACATTGTTGTTTGAAATAGATTGGATATTTGACTAGCATTTTTcttaaacattttttcttccagGTAAAGCTATGAGTGAAGTTGTTGAAAGCGACAAGCCACCCCAACCTAAACTAATGCTCGAGATGCTCATGAAGTCTCCCAAATCTTTGGAGCAGTCCAAACCAATCGCGTCCTGCGCAGATGACATCGTCGTTGCCACGGAAACAGTCGAACGGCCCAAACCTACTTGTACAGCATCCGTCGCGCCCTCGTCCCCACCTGTGTTAGAAAAGGAACCAGAGGAAGTAGAAGAGGAGAAAAAAGATGAGGATGAGGAAGAATCGCCAAGGAGCGTTGAAGTGCCTACGTCAGGTCcggaaaagacaacaacaacatcgacAGAGAGCAGCCCCCCGAAGTCCAGCCCGGCCGGGAGCTCTCTCACGGTGATGATTTGGATTTTATTGGAACATTCAAAACAACAGTCTATTAGTTAACtagatcagggctcgaaatactgggtgcatgtgcacgcagatgcacccaaaattggaactgtgcacccaatttttttcagtgggtgcacagggtgcacccaaatattttcttacaggtttatgtatgtaaagatatcaaagtgtactagtatacatcatattcttgacatctaagtgttaaaaagataataaaaatgtctgtcatagtacttcttTAAGATAGCTaagtaagttttattattaggttatcaCTTAagtttaagtggtgcacccaacattttttggtgcacccaattctttaagctgggtgcaccagtgcacctaatcccaaaaatgaatttcgagccctgtagatgtacatgtagttaactgAATTGCACTGTTCGCCAATGTAATACCATTTGCACGGAGTCACTAACAAACGTTTGAGACAAATACAGCTCTAAAATATAACATGGATTATGTACAATTCATTAAATTCTACTAGAGTACTTATTATACATTAGATTGTTTCAAAATGGTGCTTTACCGCTACATTTAATTTACCAATAAGAATATCAACTTGTTAACACGTTAATCCGTTCTATCATTATACCTcaaattttcttttcctttaaAATGTGAATGTCTAATGATGGAATAGAAAATTATTACTTTTTAAGTTAGTTTTGTACTACCTGTTTGTGCTTCCTACAAATGTATTAAGCAACGTTACCAGATTGTAGggaattatgttacaatttcaaaGTTAACTCtatatccatacacaaaataaaatgcttaccaacaagctttcgatcactCCTCTGATCCCTATCAaattgaaatgacccaaagcctcaTCAAGtattcaacttgataaggatcagaggactgatcaaaagcttgttggtaagcgcttaaTTTTGTGGACAGATATAGAGTTAACTTTGAAATTGTAGCATAATGTTGtctaccatcacagatgaacttacattcaaacataTAATAGGGAATTTGACTTTTTCTATAGGTGTGGAGCAACCTCTTCAAGGGTCACCTGCCCCTGTCCAGCCAGCAGGAGATGGTGGTGGGGGTTCTCCACCAGCTCCACTCCCGCATGCGGAACGTGGACAAACTGAAACAACATCAGCAGGAATCCCTCTCCAAGAAGTCGCACGACATCTCGCGGCACCCCCGCCTGCACAGACTGCTCACGCAGGAGCTCAGTAGACCAGGTTCGTACGCGGACTTGTCGATGTTTGAGAGCGAGACGGTGTCCAGCTCCTGTGGAGATATCCCGAATGAGGTCTTCACGCGGGAAGATAGCATGGAGTCAGAGTCGAGCGACAGCCGAAGCGGGGACGCAACTCTCCTTCACAAGCTGCTAGAAACCAGACCGTCGATGCAAAGCCAGGACACGGAGATCCCGATAACGTCTCTGGCCAGCGGCACAACTACAACCACCACGGTCACGACGCAGTCTGTGTCGAGTATCGCCAGCCCTGCGGCCACCATGCCCACCTGGAGTACAGCTCGGTCGGGACAACAAGTTGCTGTCGTACTACCCGAGCAGCGGCATCCTCAGATGGAATGGCAGACGGACAAAGAACACGGAAAGCCTAGTGGGGAGAAGGCAGGCCCGCATAAGCCTATGCTCATGGGAAAGAACTTGGTTAGCTTGTCCGAGGAGCAGAAAATTTCCGCAGACAGCACAAGCTGCGACAGCATGTCAAGAAATGTACCGAAAATGGGGAAGGCCGAACACGCAATGGGCAAAAGGCCAGGACTGCAACCAACACCACTGAACAGACAGAACAGTGACATGTCTGTAGCTTTGAGGCAGCCGAGCTGCTCAAGTGTTAGCCCAACAGGTTCAGTTTCGTCCGCAAAGGGAATAGAGCTGACAGTTCAGGGCCTAAATCAAGGCGCTACGACGACTCCAGTTGGTGACGAGGAATTGACAGATGCTGCATTAGAGACCCCATTGCTTAGACAGCTGCTAAGTACGGACAAACGTGGCGAGAACGACGCCGGGATGACCCCCGAAGAGAGAGAACGACAACGGAAGGAAGTGCTTCTTGAGAAGATGCTGCAAGACGACGACTCGCCAAAGACCGGTGGTGCCCCCCACGTTACTGGTCAGCAGGCTACTGTCAGGATGGCAGACAGCACAAGCACAAACGGAGACCTAGAGAAGAAAGAGAAACAAGAGCAAGTCAATAAGATCTTGCAGAACCTCCTCGCTGCTACCGGCAGTGCCCCGCTAGACACCATGCCAAGCAATGTAGCCGATTGGGACGACGAAGCTCTTCTGGATCTGATAAAGCAAGAGGGAGACAGCCTGTTGAGCAATATACAAGGCGTTGGGGTTGGTGGGAAAGGTATGACAGACGTCACGTCTAGTCAGGACACCATGCAGTTCCACACGGCAGGCGGAAACGTTGGACATGTGTCAATCATGCCTTCGTCCTTCCCTCCGGCAGCTCTACCGATCACTGCCACCGCGGGGACGAACTTTAACATCGGCATACTCGGCGCCAACGCTTCCCAAAGACTCAATTCCGATCCGTCGAGCCAAGGTTCGAAAGGCATTGACAACGCGGGAGTTCCGCCGAGTTTGAGCGCTGGAAGCCTACAGAATAGCGAGCAAGTGATCGCCGAGTTGGAAAACCTTCTTGGTCTTCAAGGAAACAACAGTCTTCTTGGGACACAGCAAGGTCCCGGAGTGAGCCGTTTTAACCAGATGGGCAGTTCTGTCATGGGTTGGTCCGACCCCCCACAGGGTGGGGACCTCGTCGCCCAGCTTGAAAGTGTACTAAAGAGCGACAGTTCTATTCTATGTGAAATTGACCAGCTGCTCGGAATCGCGCCCACTGCCGGCAATGTACCGATGACTCCGGGGACGGATGGTGGGGATTTCTCCATGCTAGATGGCGGACTGGATGGTTCGCAGTCCTTTCCTCCAATGGGGCCAGGTAATGATAATagtgttttattgcaaattcatgcctaTGAGGCTAATTTCAAGTGAATAAAATCAAATACTAACATACTAACCTGAAGTAAATAATTTAAATTCAAAGGTGAAGTGCTTGAATTATACGTAGTATTACTGTATATAGAATATGGGTCTAAACATAAGTTGCCATTATGAAATTTGACTTCGTCTTTGAAAGCAGGTGAAAATGAAGTCCTATATTTTCTTTGATAGGTTGATGGGATGATCTCAGTAGGAAGTGtatcttaaagtttgtgttCTTTTAGCAATGAAAAGCTTGGTGTGATTTCAGACACTCTTTCGAATAGTCAGCGTCAAATCTGGGACATTCACAAATGAAAGGTCAATGTTTCCACTGCATTCgttgtgcactgcttacaaCTTCTCTCATGAACAGGTAGCGACATGGGGGTCGGCCAGTCTGTTTTGGGTCCAGGAATGGTTGGGCCGGACCAGGATCCCAGCCAGGTCCCCTTGTCTCCAGTGCGAGGCATGCCACCCAAGCAAATGCCAAACATGGGCATGGTGAGTACATACTGTTTCTTTACAACTCAGTTGTTCTGTTTGGTTACAATACTTCCCTtgggaaagaaatacattttgtgaaattttCTCTTAGTAAATAGGTGTGGGTCAGTCGACTGAACACACGTATGTCACATCTTCAGAAAGGAAACTGGAGCTGCACAATTTCTTTGAACAGATTTTATTCAATCCCGCACTCAATGGGCTGTCCCTTGATTGGCTAAACCACCATCGGCACTATGGCACCTCATAAAAGCCTGCATGCCTTGATCAAAATTCACCTGTCTGAATATGCTAATTTCAGCCCAGCCACCAAAGTGGTCACATCAACAAAACATGTTAAGATTAGTCTATGGGAACAATGCATCATGCAGCTCCAATATATATATCCTTAAGTAGTACCTGTTTTCTTTGCATGTATTTATTAAGAGAACAGCTTAAGAAGGTTTGATGTTGCCTTGGTCAAGGTTTGTGCTCTCCAAGCAAGTTTTACCTTACTTGTGATGCAACTTGATTTATGTCAAATGCCTCCTTACTTTGTACAGCAGCCCAACAGAAGTCTGCCGCAGGGACAGCCCAAGGTGCCCAACACAACCTCCTTCCCTGCTGGTGCCAATCGACCCAGCATGCCGCAGCAGCAAGCAATGGCGATTGCCAGGAGCCAGGTAATGGCAAGAGAGAAGACAGTCACAGTTTGTCATTTTAACAAGAGTCTGCAAATATTTTAAAACGTCATAATATCGCAGAATAGTGTAAAAACTTTTCTTCCAACTTACAAGTAGATGTGCTATTCTTATGTACAAGTTGATATTAAATTATTCAGACGATAGTTATCATAGCTACATACAGCCAACACGTACACTGCCCCTTTCTCCTAGAGGTCAATCAAACAGCAGCCAAAATTGGACTTGTGTAACCCTCCATTTCATGAGGAATTCGGTGACAGCCTGTCAAACCAGTCAAACCTTTGGTCAATCAGCGGTTGCAGGCTCTTTTAGAAAGGTGGTGTAAACCGTATGCTCCATTGTTGTTTTCCAGAGCAACAGCCGCCCCATGATGCCGCACACGCAGCAGCAGCTGTACAACATGCTGCAGAGGCGGCAGtcccagctgctgctgcagcagAGACAACTGCAGGCCCGGCTGGCTGCAGCCGGCGGGAACTACCGCCTCACCAACCTTAGCAACGAACAGCGGCTGCAGCTACAGAGGATCCAGCTACAGAGGAGACAGGCACAGGCACTGGCAGCACAGGCTCAGGCACAGGTCTGTAGAAAGAAAACTATCCCTCACAAAGCTCTGTCTTACAGTAGACACATATTAAATGATACAGAGGATCCAACTACAAAGGAGACAGGCCCAGGCCCTAGCAGTACAGGCTCAGACACAGGTCTGTAGAAAGAAAACTATCCCTCACAAAGCTCTGTCTTACAGTAGACACATAATATAAATGATTCAGAGGATCAAGTTACAGAGGAGACAGGCCCAGGCCCTAGCAGTACAGGCTCAGGCACAGGTCTGTAGAAAGAAAACTATCCCTCACAAAGCTCTGTCTTACAGTAGACACATAATATAAATGATTCAGAGGATCCAGCTACAGAGGAGACAGGCCCAGGCCCTAGCAGTACAGGCTCAGGCACAGGTCTgtagaatgaagaaaaaaatgaaaaaattggCACAGCTTTAATAAGAACTTCTgttactcattcactcactatccattgttaaAGAGTCGATTTAGTTCAATTGAAAATGGAATTTAACAAATTCAGACAGGTTTGACATCAGAAAAATACACCGTCAGGAGATAGATTGGCAAATGATTCTGGCTGTCCATCACAAACTTCATCCAATAAGAACATGGTATTTAATATACACTTAGGATACTGgcattttcttttacattttgatgcctatcagacatctcCCTAAGACATTCTGGCTAGAGTGCTGCTTCTTGCCACTATTCCATGGTAGTTAGCAGTTTCATCAAAGAGAGAGTGTGTTGCATATCTGTCAAGTACATTTATGTTTTCATTTGCATTATATGTTTGACAGAGAATGGCAGGGCTTTGCTAGTAGTCCTTTTCTGACGATTCTCTCTTGACTTTGCAGGGAATGGGGTCCAATCCGTCAGCAGCTCCACACATGGCTGGCCGCCCCAACAACCCTCTGAACTTCCCCAGCGGTGGTGGTGGGGTAAACTTTCCCCAGGGGGGTGGGGCTGGCATGAATATGGCCCAGCCTGGCAACACAATCGGTGTGCAACAGGGAGGTGTTAATCTTCCCCAGGGTGGTGGTATGACCCGCCCTCCAGGTGCAAATGCTGGCATGAACTTTCCCCAGGGCGTAAATAGCAGCTTGAGCCATCCCCAGAGTGGTAATGGTGGTATGAACCACCCCCAGGGTGTAAACACAGGCATTCCCCACACCCAGGGAGTCAACAGTGGCATGACCCGCACCCAGGGTGGCCAGAGCAACATGAGCTCCCAAGGCTCGGTCTTCCCATCACAACAGGGTGGCAACATTAACCAAGGTGAGATCTTTTGATAGATAGAATTAAAGTTTTTATATAATGTAGTAATTGTGTCTAAGTTTTAGGAGCAATATGTTGGAAGCACTTACTATGTTGCTTTTTATTTTACAGAAAGCTTTTTGCTTCTTTCGACAATACACTATAAAGTGTTGTCTACTGAGATTTGAGTGTGGTTTTAGAGAACTGATACTTATAACTTTTAAACTAATGGCAAAATTAAGATCAAAATTGAAAGGGCTTGGCAGATGTTCACTGATTCAAGTAATGATGAAGAAGGAAAAGATGTACAGTGTCCAGTGTTTTCATGATAGATAAatagttttgtttcatttttgatGTCACTACAAGTCCGGAAAAACACCCGAAATCCAGAAAACTTAATTGTAATGACATAGTTTGAGAATGACATCTGATACACTAAAAGTAACTTGAGAATATGACATAATTTAATGATAATCTATGATTCTCTTCTCTACAGGTTTTCAAGCCAGACCAGGCATGTCCGGGCAGCCCCCCCAGCTGCGCGCCCGGATGGTACGGCCCGCCAACCTGTCCATCAACCAGCAGATGATGGGCTCCAACATCAGGGGTCAGAACGCAGGCATGATGTCACCCAACGCCATGACCTCACTCGTCAGCATGACCCCTGGCCCCATCGTTTCGCCCAATCAGGTGGCTCCGCCGAACCAGATCTCGCCGTCGGCTCAGTTGATGACGTCCAAAACGATGTCAATGCAGTCAACCAATCAAATGCCGGGAATGGGTCCACCGCTAATGTCGCCCAATCAGATGACAGCTCCAAGGTCAAGGACACCGTCCAGCCCAGGGATGACATCACCCATCTTGATGACATCACCGAACCAGATGGTGCCGCCCAATCAGATGGCAGGAAATCCTGTGACATCACAGGGCGGAATGGTCTCTCCTTTGACACCTCGGATGCCTTATGGACAGGTGCTCTTACTGGTTTTCATTTAGCAACTTTCAATTTAAATCATCTATGATTCAATGCAGAAAACAGCCTATGAAGGTTTTTTTCCAGAAATAACAAGGCATTAGAGGTGGTGAACAACCCCTAATCTGATTAAATTTGGCTTTATATGTTGGCCTACCCAACATTCTGATGCAGATCATTTAAATCAGTGATGAAAATAAGATTTTCAGATATGACATCGTTGTTCCAATGAAACCAACATGCATGTACCCACGTATTTGATGCTTCTTATGACATCTTTCTATTGTAAACCTTAAATGTTATAGAACACCCTTAAGATGATGTAGAGGTTACACAAGATAAAACTCAGTTTACAGCagaatgaaaaatgtattttctttctcGTCAAACAGATGGGCCCTACAGGAAGTTCCATGATGCCACAACGTCCTTCCAACATGCACAGCATCCAGCAAGGTGAGACATTCCTAACAAGTTAGATTGACAGCATTGAAATTACAGTAGCGGCATCTTAGTATATGCAAATAGCTTTATGGCAAGAATGTGCAATAATCTTATTGTTATTATGGCTAATTCAGCAAAACTATATGATGTATTTTGGTTAAACTGTTAATTTTGATTTCaattacaaaaattattttggtCAGGTCTGGGAGTCTTGCTAATTTATTGTTTAACCATTATTTTCCAATATGATGATTTGAAAGGATTCTTCACATTGAAGAACACACATTGTAAAAAAGAATATCCCTCATTCTTGCTAACTAGGCATGTACAATGCATTAAGGTCTCTATGTAATTAAAAAAGTTCACAATATGTTTTGTCTTTACCATGTTAAACAGGTGGGTTTTCAGGACCACATCAAGCCCAGATGGCTGTACCAGTGTCCCAGAACTCCTTACCAAGGATGCAGCAGCGTTCTCCCATGGGCCAGCCACGACTGGGCCAGTCAGCAATACCTGGTATGGTACAACTGTCACCGAGACGGGCACAGGCACCGCAGGGCGTGGGCCACTCTGTGCAAGACAGGAACCAGGACTTTTCAATGGTACGGACAGAGCAAGATAGATTGACTGGATTTAGAGAATCTTAACACAACCATTTTAACACCCGTGACAGTTTTGTAGCAgtgttttgaaagtaactgtccTTGTTTTTAGGTTAGATCCAGTAACATTAGCTACTAAGAAATTCAATATTGAAATAGTATTTATTATATATGTTTGTTAGTTAGTGGACTGAATAAAGTATCAATTTATATATTATTGTCAAAGATAGGCTTTGATCAGTCACAAATTTATCATTGTTAATATTTACGATGATCATGACTGAGccattttatttttacatgtcaCTTTAAAAGTTTAGAAATGATTGTAACTTCAATAATTGTTGATTCAGCAAGTGGGTTAATCTCATTTCTTTTATTATATGATAATTCCAGAACAtgctttttctttgttgttttgcattttaTATTCCTAATGAAATGTCTTGTGAAATGAAGATGTTTTAAGTCTAAAAATGGATTcctcacatatacatgtattcaactTGCTTCTGTCAACAGACAGGTTGTGCAGTATTTCAGTAAATGACTTAATCTTGTCTCTTTTATTCCAGAACAACCAAATGAATCAGGGGAATGCAGGAGGAATGGCACAGTCGCCCTTCAACCAGCTCTTGTCCCCGACATCCTCCGGTCCTAATCAGCTCTTGTCCCCAGTGTCCTCTGGTCCTGGTCAGCTCTTGTCCCCAGTGTCATCAGTAGCCCCCAGACCCAACTTCATGCCATCTGCTGCTACGTCGAGCAGCAGTCAGATGCAGTCATATGCTGGTAAGTCATGACTTGTATTTGAATTGTTGTCCGTTGTTATGACTATGTAAAGACAACTTTAAGTTGGTGTGCTACCTTGATTATAACTTGAAACCTCACACCTTTTTGTGTATAGGACTGTGCCAATCTTTGTTTCTATAGCTCACAGAGCCACAAGAAGGCCAGTGTTCTTGATAGGGTAACACAaattaatacagtcaaacctgtctatggcAACCAATCATAGAACTTGAAAAGAAAATGGTCACTGCagacaggtggctgctatatAT
The sequence above is drawn from the Branchiostoma floridae strain S238N-H82 chromosome 17, Bfl_VNyyK, whole genome shotgun sequence genome and encodes:
- the LOC118403997 gene encoding nuclear receptor coactivator 3-like isoform X3; amino-acid sequence: MSGHSSETAPLGRKRKLSDSQDNAVMSKCVQEKKRREQEKMYIEELAELISSNMENLMTIKADKCAILQEAVKQIKALRHQEESAAREAVQQSDVSSSGQSLLPSNVLGNLLLEALNGFLFVVNSQGKLEFISNNVQNYLSYTHDELMGSSVYNIIHVGDHTQFVNCLLPMSLGNGVGWAPDAAGKKCRSFQCRMMVKLEAEEDMEKHRTQTPQYKTMQCSAVYHPHPTKGKTEDGNDVPEACLVCIASKVAEATDVETVMPLEQFSTRQDINGKILAVDTSGLSTSVPHGEIVRRCLTELYKDCEAWVMSKHHREVMACGTATSQIYKFQLPGGNWVHAQTKSKLFRNPETKEPQYIMSMYSLIRDSNVPNVPVQGTMTDCILQSILGSSSYIPGLSSTSQPSVTVATNTSSQTITNLLSAMSGKAMSEVVESDKPPQPKLMLEMLMKSPKSLEQSKPIASCADDIVVATETVERPKPTCTASVAPSSPPVLEKEPEEVEEEKKDEDEEESPRSVEVPTSGPEKTTTTSTESSPPKSSPAGSSLTVWSNLFKGHLPLSSQQEMVVGVLHQLHSRMRNVDKLKQHQQESLSKKSHDISRHPRLHRLLTQELSRPGSYADLSMFESETVSSSCGDIPNEVFTREDSMESESSDSRSGDATLLHKLLETRPSMQSQDTEIPITSLASGTTTTTTVTTQSVSSIASPAATMPTWSTARSGQQVAVVLPEQRHPQMEWQTDKEHGKPSGEKAGPHKPMLMGKNLVSLSEEQKISADSTSCDSMSRNVPKMGKAEHAMGKRPGLQPTPLNRQNSDMSVALRQPSCSSVSPTGSVSSAKGIELTVQGLNQGATTTPVGDEELTDAALETPLLRQLLSTDKRGENDAGMTPEERERQRKEVLLEKMLQDDDSPKTGGAPHVTGQQATVRMADSTSTNGDLEKKEKQEQVNKILQNLLAATGSAPLDTMPSNVADWDDEALLDLIKQEGDSLLSNIQGVGVGGKGMTDVTSSQDTMQFHTAGGNVGHVSIMPSSFPPAALPITATAGTNFNIGILGANASQRLNSDPSSQGSKGIDNAGVPPSLSAGSLQNSEQVIAELENLLGLQGNNSLLGTQQGPGVSRFNQMGSSVMGWSDPPQGGDLVAQLESVLKSDSSILCEIDQLLGIAPTAGNVPMTPGTDGGDFSMLDGGLDGSQSFPPMGPGSDMGVGQSVLGPGMVGPDQDPSQVPLSPVRGMPPKQMPNMGMQPNRSLPQGQPKVPNTTSFPAGANRPSMPQQQAMAIARSQSNSRPMMPHTQQQLYNMLQRRQSQLLLQQRQLQARLAAAGGNYRLTNLSNEQRLQLQRIQLQRRQAQALAAQAQAQGMGSNPSAAPHMAGRPNNPLNFPSGGGGVNFPQGGGAGMNMAQPGNTIGVQQGGVNLPQGGGMTRPPGANAGMNFPQGVNSSLSHPQSGNGGMNHPQGVNTGIPHTQGVNSGMTRTQGGQSNMSSQGSVFPSQQGGNINQGFQARPGMSGQPPQLRARMVRPANLSINQQMMGSNIRGQNAGMMSPNAMTSLVSMTPGPIVSPNQVAPPNQISPSAQLMTSKTMSMQSTNQMPGMGPPLMSPNQMTAPRSRTPSSPGMTSPILMTSPNQMVPPNQMAGNPVTSQGGMVSPLTPRMPYGQMGPTGSSMMPQRPSNMHSIQQGGFSGPHQAQMAVPVSQNSLPRMQQRSPMGQPRLGQSAIPGMVQLSPRRAQAPQGVGHSVQDRNQDFSMNNQMNQGNAGGMAQSPFNQLLSPTSSGPNQLLSPVSSGPGQLLSPVSSVAPRPNFMPSAATSSSSQMQSYAVARAGMSLPTSTGMISPHGGPSKGQFGADALIRDSSGPLGLTSDSGSSLGESGCSQSDLKEVIRSSSSGNGGNDGMKQQTSSPESEKENSLLLKLLMD
- the LOC118403997 gene encoding uncharacterized protein LOC118403997 isoform X4, coding for MSGHSSETAPLGRKRKLSDSQDNAVMSKCVQEKKRREQEKMYIEELAELISSNMENLMTIKADKCAILQEAVKQIKALRHQEESAAREAVQQSDVSSSGQSLLPSNVLGNLLLEALNGFLFVVNSQGKLEFISNNVQNYLSYTHDELMGSSVYNIIHVGDHTQFVNCLLPMSLGNGVGWAPDAAGKKCRSFQCRMMVKLEAEEDMEKHRTQTPQYKTMQCSAVYHPHPTKGKTEDGNDVPEACLVCIASKVAEATDVETVMPLEQFSTRQDINGKILAVDTSGLSTSVPHGEIVRRCLTELYKDCEAWVMSKHHREVMACGTATSQIYKFQLPGGNWVHAQTKSKLFRNPETKEPQYIMSMYSLIRDSNVPNVPVQGTMTDCILQSILGSSSYIPGLSSTSQPSVTVATNTSSQTITNLLSAMSGKAMSEVVESDKPPQPKLMLEMLMKSPKSLEQSKPIASCADDIVVATETVERPKPTCTASVAPSSPPVLEKEPEEVEEEKKDEDEEESPRSVEVPTSGPEKTTTTSTESSPPKSSPAGSSLTVWSNLFKGHLPLSSQQEMVVGVLHQLHSRMRNVDKLKQHQQESLSKKSHDISRHPRLHRLLTQELSRPGSYADLSMFESETVSSSCGDIPNEVFTREDSMESESSDSRSGDATLLHKLLETRPSMQSQDTEIPITSLASGTTTTTTVTTQSVSSIASPAATMPTWSTARSGQQVAVVLPEQRHPQMEWQTDKEHGKPSGEKAGPHKPMLMGKNLVSLSEEQKISADSTSCDSMSRNVPKMGKAEHAMGKRPGLQPTPLNRQNSDMSVALRQPSCSSVSPTGSVSSAKGIELTVQGLNQGATTTPVGDEELTDAALETPLLRQLLSTDKRGENDAGMTPEERERQRKEVLLEKMLQDDDSPKTGGAPHVTGQQATVRMADSTSTNGDLEKKEKQEQVNKILQNLLAATGSAPLDTMPSNVADWDDEALLDLIKQEGDSLLSNIQGVGVGGKGMTDVTSSQDTMQFHTAGGNVGHVSIMPSSFPPAALPITATAGTNFNIGILGANASQRLNSDPSSQGSKGIDNAGVPPSLSAGSLQNSEQVIAELENLLGLQGNNSLLGTQQGPGVSRFNQMGSSVMGWSDPPQGGDLVAQLESVLKSDSSILCEIDQLLGIAPTAGNVPMTPGTDGGDFSMLDGGLDGSQSFPPMGPGSDMGVGQSVLGPGMVGPDQDPSQVPLSPVRGMPPKQMPNMGMPNRSLPQGQPKVPNTTSFPAGANRPSMPQQQAMAIARSQSNSRPMMPHTQQQLYNMLQRRQSQLLLQQRQLQARLAAAGGNYRLTNLSNEQRLQLQRIQLQRRQAQALAAQAQAQGMGSNPSAAPHMAGRPNNPLNFPSGGGGVNFPQGGGAGMNMAQPGNTIGVQQGGVNLPQGGGMTRPPGANAGMNFPQGVNSSLSHPQSGNGGMNHPQGVNTGIPHTQGVNSGMTRTQGGQSNMSSQGSVFPSQQGGNINQGFQARPGMSGQPPQLRARMVRPANLSINQQMMGSNIRGQNAGMMSPNAMTSLVSMTPGPIVSPNQVAPPNQISPSAQLMTSKTMSMQSTNQMPGMGPPLMSPNQMTAPRSRTPSSPGMTSPILMTSPNQMVPPNQMAGNPVTSQGGMVSPLTPRMPYGQQMGPTGSSMMPQRPSNMHSIQQGGFSGPHQAQMAVPVSQNSLPRMQQRSPMGQPRLGQSAIPGMVQLSPRRAQAPQGVGHSVQDRNQDFSMNNQMNQGNAGGMAQSPFNQLLSPTSSGPNQLLSPVSSGPGQLLSPVSSVAPRPNFMPSAATSSSSQMQSYAVARAGMSLPTSTGMISPHGGPSKGQFGADALIRDSSGPLGLTSDSGSSLGESGCSQSDLKEVIRSSSSGNGGNDGMKQQTSSPESEKENSLLLKLLMD